Proteins from a single region of Pseudomonas sp. BSw22131:
- a CDS encoding LysR family transcriptional regulator, whose translation MTRIPAANVIHSRLRLRQLRLMLALQELGSLRRAADNIGMTQPAATKMLHEAEDLLGVELFERLPRGMRATPFGETVIYYARMVFAELSGMREELVALESGNLGRVAVGAIPALASGLLTRTIATLKKSHPRLSMSIQVDTSDVLVQALLQDQLDVVLGRIPAGARAEELLFDSLGEEALCVIAGAQNPLAKASDLSWATLQNETWVLQQHPSPMRAIINQVFHNARVDIPSSIVETTSIMTLLSLVQQTDMLGVTPVSVVEDYPGRELLTVLPISFEARLPPYGLITRRHRIQSSAMQAFMNSVKAEQPM comes from the coding sequence ATGACCCGAATTCCTGCCGCCAACGTGATTCACAGCCGCCTGCGGCTGCGTCAGCTGCGACTGATGCTGGCATTGCAGGAGTTGGGGTCATTGCGCCGCGCCGCGGACAACATCGGCATGACCCAACCCGCCGCGACCAAGATGCTGCACGAAGCCGAGGATTTGCTCGGCGTCGAGCTGTTCGAGCGTCTGCCGCGCGGGATGCGGGCCACGCCGTTCGGTGAAACCGTCATTTATTACGCACGCATGGTCTTCGCCGAACTCAGCGGGATGCGCGAGGAGCTGGTGGCGCTGGAGTCCGGCAATCTGGGACGCGTGGCAGTCGGGGCCATTCCTGCGCTGGCTTCCGGGCTTTTGACCCGCACCATCGCCACGCTGAAGAAGAGCCACCCGCGCTTGTCCATGAGCATCCAGGTCGACACCAGCGACGTGCTGGTTCAGGCCTTGTTACAGGATCAACTGGACGTGGTACTGGGGCGGATTCCCGCTGGTGCAAGAGCCGAAGAGTTGCTGTTCGACAGCCTGGGTGAAGAGGCGCTGTGCGTGATCGCCGGAGCACAAAACCCGCTGGCCAAGGCCTCCGATCTGAGCTGGGCCACGCTACAGAACGAGACCTGGGTGTTGCAGCAACACCCCAGCCCCATGCGCGCGATCATCAATCAGGTGTTTCACAATGCCCGGGTCGATATCCCCAGCAGCATCGTCGAAACCACCTCGATCATGACCTTGTTGTCCCTCGTGCAGCAGACCGACATGCTCGGTGTCACGCCGGTTTCAGTGGTCGAAGACTATCCAGGCCGTGAGTTGCTGACGGTGCTGCCGATCAGCTTCGAGGCGCGCCTGCCTCCCTACGGCCTGATCACCCGCCGCCACCGGATACAGTCTTCGGCGATGCAGGCGTTCATGAATTCGGTGAAGGCCGAACAACCCATGTGA
- a CDS encoding Hcp family type VI secretion system effector, which translates to MAFDGFIKIDGIAGESLDERHKDWIEIVAYNFGVSQSTSATASSSGGAGSGRANLTDFTFSKRLDTSSARLFEASCAGEHIKELTLSLHRAGGEKLKYYEVKLEEVIISDFSQSGESGEPLEHVQVNFGRINVVYTQQKRSDGSAAGNVSGGWDRIGNKRYS; encoded by the coding sequence ATGGCATTTGATGGATTCATCAAAATCGACGGCATCGCGGGCGAGTCCCTGGACGAGAGGCATAAGGACTGGATAGAAATTGTCGCCTACAACTTTGGCGTCAGTCAGAGCACTTCAGCCACCGCCAGCTCTTCAGGGGGCGCTGGATCAGGGCGCGCCAACCTCACCGATTTCACATTCTCCAAACGCCTCGACACGTCCAGTGCCCGACTGTTCGAAGCCAGTTGCGCGGGCGAGCACATTAAAGAGCTGACACTGTCGCTGCATCGAGCTGGCGGAGAAAAGCTCAAGTATTACGAGGTCAAACTTGAAGAAGTCATCATCTCCGACTTCTCCCAGAGCGGAGAGAGTGGTGAGCCTCTGGAGCACGTCCAGGTCAATTTCGGGCGGATCAATGTCGTTTATACCCAGCAGAAAAGATCGGACGGCAGCGCAGCGGGCAATGTGAGCGGCGGGTGGGACCGTATCGGCAACAAGCGCTATAGCTGA
- the ypfJ gene encoding KPN_02809 family neutral zinc metallopeptidase, whose protein sequence is MLWKKGRRSDNVVDARDDTGGGGGGGMRIGGKGLGIGGIVIIVAFGLLTGQDPMQILGQITGQTGQSTAVDPQTRQAPPANDEQADFVRAILGDTEDTWGQIFQQAGRQYKNPTLILFRGQVQSACGFASSASGPFYCPADQRVYLDMEFFREMSQRFKASGDFAQAYVIAHEVGHHVQTLLGVSDKVQAARQRGQRMEGDNGLLVRQELQADCLAGVWAFNAQKRLNWLEPGDIEEALNAANAIGDDHLQQQSQGRVVPDSFTHGSSAQRVRWFKTGFAQGQINQCDTFAAKSL, encoded by the coding sequence ATGCTATGGAAAAAAGGACGTCGCAGTGACAACGTCGTCGATGCGCGCGATGACACGGGCGGTGGCGGCGGCGGTGGGATGCGCATCGGTGGCAAGGGGCTGGGCATTGGCGGGATTGTGATCATCGTCGCGTTTGGGTTGTTGACCGGCCAGGACCCTATGCAGATTCTCGGGCAGATCACCGGGCAAACGGGTCAGTCCACTGCGGTCGACCCGCAAACCCGACAAGCGCCCCCGGCTAATGATGAGCAAGCGGATTTTGTCCGGGCGATTCTCGGCGACACCGAAGATACGTGGGGCCAGATCTTTCAACAGGCCGGGCGCCAGTACAAAAATCCGACTTTGATTCTGTTCCGCGGCCAGGTGCAGTCCGCCTGCGGCTTTGCGTCCTCGGCCAGTGGCCCGTTTTACTGCCCGGCTGATCAGCGCGTTTATCTGGATATGGAGTTCTTCCGCGAAATGTCACAGCGCTTCAAGGCCAGTGGAGATTTCGCTCAGGCGTACGTGATCGCGCATGAAGTGGGGCACCATGTGCAGACGTTACTGGGTGTTTCGGATAAAGTGCAGGCAGCGCGTCAGCGTGGCCAACGCATGGAAGGCGATAACGGTCTGCTGGTGCGCCAGGAGTTGCAGGCTGACTGCCTTGCCGGTGTCTGGGCATTCAATGCGCAGAAGCGTTTGAACTGGCTTGAACCCGGCGATATTGAAGAGGCGCTGAACGCGGCGAACGCCATTGGCGACGACCATTTGCAGCAACAAAGCCAAGGCCGTGTCGTGCCGGACTCATTCACTCACGGATCGTCCGCCCAACGTGTTCGCTGGTTCAAGACCGGCTTCGCCCAGGGTCAAATAAACCAATGCGATACATTCGCCGCCAAGAGCCTCTGA
- a CDS encoding alpha/beta hydrolase, translating into MMKPLSILLLGSLMSITAHAADQAVKSISPDRLLINGTSQATLGLSQSWTRPSPQIQRVVIVFHGQLRNAQTYLRSVERAANQSHQRPKTLLIAPQFLDEKDVTAHHLPDTVLRWHANDWMAGDKSQGAKAVSSFVVIDHILKRLSDSKLFPNLKEIVIAGHSGGAQVVQRYALIGGREDALMKKEGIRLRYVIANPSSYAYFDAQRPRPVDATSCPTFDTWKYGMNKLPAYAEKDTAAELEAAYVKRDITYLLGEKDIDPNHPALDKDCGAEAQGPFRLARGKNYFDYLTKRHPEGLNQRLVEVPGVGHNGDEMFTSPEGQAALFKPF; encoded by the coding sequence ATGATGAAACCGCTTTCGATCCTGTTGTTGGGTTCCCTGATGAGCATCACAGCTCATGCTGCGGATCAGGCGGTCAAATCCATCAGCCCGGATCGGCTGTTGATCAATGGCACCAGCCAGGCAACCCTGGGCCTGAGCCAAAGCTGGACGCGCCCCAGCCCTCAGATCCAGAGGGTCGTCATTGTTTTTCACGGTCAACTGCGCAACGCCCAGACGTATTTGCGCAGTGTGGAGCGCGCGGCAAATCAGTCGCACCAGCGGCCTAAAACGCTGTTGATCGCGCCGCAGTTTCTCGATGAGAAGGACGTGACTGCGCACCATTTGCCGGACACTGTGCTGCGCTGGCACGCCAATGACTGGATGGCGGGCGATAAATCCCAGGGCGCCAAAGCGGTCAGTTCGTTCGTGGTGATCGATCACATTCTCAAGCGCTTGAGCGACAGCAAGCTGTTCCCCAATCTGAAGGAAATTGTGATCGCCGGGCACTCCGGTGGCGCGCAGGTGGTGCAACGCTATGCATTGATCGGTGGCCGAGAAGATGCGCTGATGAAGAAGGAAGGCATCCGTCTGCGTTATGTGATTGCTAATCCGTCGTCCTATGCGTATTTCGATGCTCAGCGTCCACGGCCCGTTGATGCGACCAGTTGCCCGACTTTCGACACCTGGAAATACGGGATGAATAAGCTGCCCGCTTACGCCGAGAAGGACACAGCAGCGGAACTGGAAGCGGCCTACGTCAAGCGCGACATCACGTACTTGCTGGGTGAGAAGGACATCGACCCCAATCATCCAGCGCTGGACAAGGACTGCGGTGCCGAGGCTCAAGGGCCATTCCGTCTGGCGCGTGGCAAAAACTATTTCGACTACCTCACCAAACGCCACCCGGAAGGGCTGAACCAGCGGTTGGTTGAAGTGCCCGGCGTGGGGCATAACGGCGACGAGATGTTCACCTCGCCGGAAGGACAAGCCGCACTGTTTAAACCGTTTTAG
- a CDS encoding HAD family hydrolase translates to MSLTHLRHWVFDMDGTLTLAVHDFEAIKRALDIPLADDILTYLAALPAEESAAKHAWLLEHERDLAIASKPAPGAVELVRALASRGIRLGILTRNARELAHVTLAAIGLADCFAVEDVLGRDEAPHKPDPGGLLKLASAWNVDPSQMVMVGDYRFDLACGRAAGTQTVLVNLPENPWPELTDWHVEDCAALLALLDAPPASGCL, encoded by the coding sequence ATGAGCCTGACGCATCTGCGCCACTGGGTGTTCGACATGGACGGCACGCTGACACTCGCCGTGCATGATTTTGAGGCGATCAAACGGGCCCTGGATATCCCTCTGGCAGACGATATTCTGACCTACCTTGCTGCGCTGCCCGCCGAGGAAAGTGCCGCCAAGCACGCGTGGTTGCTCGAGCATGAGCGCGATCTGGCAATCGCTTCAAAACCCGCGCCGGGCGCCGTTGAGTTGGTGCGCGCGCTGGCGTCGCGTGGTATCAGGCTGGGCATTCTGACGCGCAATGCTCGCGAACTGGCGCATGTGACCCTTGCGGCTATCGGCCTGGCGGATTGCTTTGCGGTCGAGGATGTTCTGGGCCGTGACGAAGCGCCGCACAAGCCTGATCCCGGTGGTCTGCTGAAGCTCGCCAGCGCCTGGAATGTCGATCCATCGCAGATGGTAATGGTCGGTGATTACCGCTTCGATCTCGCCTGCGGTCGTGCGGCGGGGACCCAGACGGTGTTGGTCAACCTGCCGGAAAACCCATGGCCGGAATTGACCGACTGGCACGTCGAAGACTGCGCAGCGCTGTTGGCGCTGCTCGACGCGCCGCCTGCATCTGGCTGTCTGTAG
- the tesB gene encoding acyl-CoA thioesterase II produces the protein MSHMLDDLVSLLSLEPIEENLFRGRSQDLGFRQLFGGQVLGQSLSAASQTVEDARHVHSLHGYFLRPGDALLPVVYQVDRVRDGGSFSTRRVTAIQKGHPIFTCSASFQYDEQGFDHQSQMPDVVGPENLPSELELMRQREHLIPAHMKDKLLCPKPIEFRPVTESDPYNPEPGDPVKYIWFRADGTLPDIPALHKYLLAYASDFNLLTTSLLPHGKTVWQKDMQIASLDHSLWFHADLRADEWLLYVMDSPWAGNSRGFSRGSVYDRAGRLVASVSQEGLIRHRKDWV, from the coding sequence ATGAGCCATATGCTGGATGATCTGGTGTCGCTGTTAAGCCTTGAACCGATCGAAGAAAACCTCTTTCGCGGGCGTAGCCAGGACCTGGGTTTTCGCCAGCTGTTCGGCGGTCAGGTGTTGGGCCAGTCATTATCGGCCGCCAGTCAGACGGTCGAAGATGCGCGACATGTCCATTCACTGCACGGCTACTTTCTGCGCCCTGGCGATGCGTTGTTGCCTGTGGTTTATCAGGTTGACCGTGTGCGTGACGGCGGTAGTTTCAGCACGCGTCGCGTCACGGCCATTCAGAAGGGCCATCCTATTTTCACGTGCAGCGCCTCTTTTCAATATGACGAGCAGGGCTTTGATCATCAAAGCCAGATGCCCGATGTGGTCGGACCTGAAAACCTGCCATCGGAACTTGAACTGATGCGCCAGCGAGAACACCTGATCCCGGCGCACATGAAAGACAAGCTGCTGTGCCCCAAGCCCATCGAGTTTCGCCCGGTGACAGAGTCCGACCCCTATAACCCTGAACCTGGCGATCCGGTGAAGTACATCTGGTTTCGCGCCGATGGCACGTTGCCGGACATCCCCGCGCTACACAAATACCTGCTCGCCTACGCGTCGGACTTCAATCTGCTGACAACTTCGTTGCTGCCGCACGGCAAAACGGTCTGGCAGAAGGACATGCAAATCGCCAGTCTCGATCATTCGTTGTGGTTTCACGCGGACCTGCGTGCCGATGAATGGCTGCTGTATGTGATGGACAGCCCATGGGCGGGTAATTCCCGAGGGTTCTCGCGTGGCAGTGTTTACGACCGTGCGGGGCGTTTAGTCGCCTCGGTCAGCCAGGAAGGTCTCATTCGTCATCGTAAGGATTGGGTATGA
- a CDS encoding GNAT family N-acetyltransferase produces MEPIVELNSARLLMRQWRDDDLPAFAQMCADPQVMKFFPAPLSRLESAKLIGRVRGHFAEYGFGLWALERKDTGEFIGFTGLCVVGFDAHFTPAVEIGWRLAREHWGLGFASEAAWTAMGCGFEHLDLDEIVSFTAVSNLPSQKVMQAIGMHHNPDDDFLHPNVAQAHPLKPHVLYRISRQQWLATL; encoded by the coding sequence ATGGAACCGATAGTCGAGCTCAACAGCGCGCGTCTGTTGATGCGGCAGTGGCGAGATGATGATTTGCCAGCGTTCGCGCAGATGTGTGCTGATCCACAGGTGATGAAATTTTTTCCAGCGCCCTTGAGCCGCCTCGAAAGCGCCAAGCTGATCGGGCGTGTGCGCGGGCATTTTGCCGAGTACGGCTTCGGACTGTGGGCGCTGGAGCGTAAGGACACCGGTGAGTTCATCGGTTTCACGGGGCTGTGTGTGGTGGGCTTTGATGCGCACTTCACGCCGGCGGTTGAAATCGGCTGGCGTCTGGCCCGTGAGCACTGGGGGTTGGGATTTGCCAGCGAAGCGGCGTGGACCGCCATGGGCTGTGGTTTTGAGCACCTTGATCTCGACGAAATCGTCTCGTTCACGGCGGTGAGCAATCTGCCGTCGCAGAAGGTCATGCAGGCGATTGGCATGCACCACAACCCTGACGATGACTTCCTCCACCCTAATGTGGCGCAAGCCCACCCGCTTAAACCTCACGTGTTATACCGGATCAGTCGTCAACAATGGCTGGCCACGCTGTAG
- a CDS encoding histone deacetylase family protein produces MTLPLIYHEDYSPAFPADHRFPMDKFRLLHDHLIDSGVTTDAQLFRPQICPDDILALAHDPAYIRRYMDGDLSREHQRRLGLPWSEDLARRTVRAVGGSLLTAEKALQHGLACHLAGGTHHAHYDYPAGFCIFNDLAVISRYLLESGRVGRVLIFDCDVHQGDGTARILAGTEDAITVSLHCEKNFPARKAQSDWDIPLPMGMGDEAYLTVVDDTLNYLLPFYKPDLVLYDAGVDVHKDDALGYLKLTDEGVARRDESVLRHCLARGIPVMGVIGGGYSKDRQALARRHGILHHSAQRVWVSEGL; encoded by the coding sequence ATGACCCTGCCGCTCATCTACCACGAAGACTACAGCCCGGCGTTCCCGGCTGATCATCGCTTTCCGATGGACAAGTTCCGTTTGCTGCACGACCACCTTATCGACAGCGGCGTGACCACGGATGCTCAATTGTTTCGTCCGCAGATTTGTCCTGACGACATTCTTGCGCTCGCACATGACCCTGCCTATATCCGCAGGTACATGGACGGCGATCTGTCCCGCGAGCATCAGCGCCGACTCGGCCTGCCGTGGAGCGAGGACCTCGCCCGCAGAACCGTTCGCGCTGTCGGTGGTTCGCTGCTAACCGCAGAGAAAGCGCTGCAGCATGGGCTGGCCTGTCATCTGGCCGGGGGCACGCATCACGCGCATTACGACTACCCGGCCGGATTTTGCATTTTCAATGATCTGGCAGTAATCAGCCGATACCTGCTGGAAAGCGGGCGCGTGGGCCGGGTGCTGATTTTTGACTGCGATGTGCATCAGGGCGACGGCACCGCCCGCATTCTTGCCGGTACCGAAGACGCGATCACGGTCTCGCTGCACTGCGAGAAAAACTTCCCGGCGCGCAAGGCGCAAAGCGACTGGGATATCCCGCTGCCGATGGGCATGGGCGACGAGGCTTATCTGACCGTCGTAGACGACACGCTCAATTACCTGCTGCCGTTTTATAAGCCGGATCTGGTGCTGTATGACGCAGGTGTGGACGTGCACAAAGATGACGCGCTTGGCTATCTGAAGCTTACCGACGAAGGGGTGGCCAGACGGGACGAATCAGTCCTGCGCCATTGTCTGGCGCGCGGCATCCCGGTGATGGGCGTAATCGGCGGCGGTTACAGCAAGGACCGCCAGGCGCTGGCGCGGCGTCACGGGATTTTGCATCACAGTGCGCAACGAGTGTGGGTGTCTGAGGGGTTGTAG
- a CDS encoding TIGR03862 family flavoprotein: MTSKTPSSAQSVAIIGGGPAGLMAAEVLSQAGFSVEVYDGMPSVGRKFLLAGVGGMNITHSEAYPAFVSRYAERAPMIAPLLRGFGADALCEWIHGLGIETFVGTSGRVFPTDMKAAPLLRAWLKRLRESGVVIHTRHRWLGWNADGSLRIAHAESESAHKPAATLLALGGASWSRLGSDGTWVQLLQAQGVEIAALQAANCGFEVTAWSELMRSKFGGAPLKNIAIGLEGQTLRLGECVLTETGIEGSLIYALSAQIREAINQQGSATVEIDMLPGKALGDVQKALSKPRGSRSMSKHLHSQLNIDGVKAALLRELAPREAFDDPTRLAQAIKALPLTLIKPRPIDEAISTAGGVRFEAMNPQLMLNALPGVFCAGEMIDWEAPTGGYLLTACMASGRTAGLGIAQWLRRG; the protein is encoded by the coding sequence ATGACCTCAAAAACCCCCTCCTCCGCTCAATCAGTAGCCATTATCGGTGGCGGCCCCGCTGGCTTGATGGCGGCTGAAGTGCTGAGCCAGGCAGGTTTCAGTGTTGAGGTGTATGACGGCATGCCTTCGGTGGGGCGTAAATTTCTGCTGGCAGGCGTGGGCGGCATGAACATCACCCACTCGGAGGCTTACCCCGCGTTCGTGTCGCGCTATGCCGAACGCGCCCCCATGATCGCCCCGTTGCTGCGGGGGTTTGGTGCAGACGCGCTGTGTGAGTGGATTCATGGCTTGGGCATTGAAACCTTCGTTGGCACCTCGGGCCGGGTATTCCCCACCGACATGAAAGCCGCGCCACTGCTGCGTGCCTGGCTCAAGCGTTTGCGCGAGAGCGGCGTGGTTATCCACACCCGGCATCGCTGGCTTGGATGGAATGCCGACGGCAGTCTGCGTATCGCACACGCCGAAAGTGAATCAGCCCATAAACCTGCGGCGACATTACTGGCATTGGGCGGGGCCAGTTGGTCCAGGCTAGGTTCTGACGGCACCTGGGTCCAACTGCTGCAGGCGCAAGGCGTAGAGATCGCAGCGTTGCAAGCTGCCAACTGTGGTTTCGAAGTGACGGCATGGAGCGAGCTGATGCGCAGCAAGTTCGGTGGCGCTCCGCTGAAAAACATCGCCATCGGCCTGGAGGGGCAAACCCTGCGACTGGGCGAATGTGTGCTCACTGAAACAGGCATCGAAGGCAGCTTGATTTACGCGTTGTCTGCGCAGATTCGTGAGGCTATCAACCAACAGGGTTCTGCCACCGTTGAGATCGATATGCTGCCTGGCAAAGCGCTCGGCGACGTACAAAAGGCCCTGAGCAAACCGCGCGGCTCGCGCTCCATGTCCAAGCACCTGCACAGTCAGCTCAACATTGATGGCGTCAAAGCCGCTTTGTTGCGCGAGTTGGCACCTCGGGAAGCGTTCGACGACCCGACGCGGCTGGCGCAGGCGATCAAGGCGCTGCCGCTGACGCTGATCAAGCCCCGCCCCATCGATGAAGCCATCAGCACCGCCGGGGGTGTGAGGTTTGAAGCCATGAACCCGCAACTCATGCTGAACGCCCTGCCCGGCGTGTTTTGCGCAGGAGAAATGATCGACTGGGAAGCGCCCACCGGCGGCTATCTGCTGACAGCATGCATGGCCAGCGGTCGAACGGCAGGCTTGGGCATAGCGCAATGGCTACGTCGTGGCTGA
- a CDS encoding substrate-binding domain-containing protein → MKKIIPLLLSAAIGFAPAAFAKAVATPAPVQLIVLSSGGVMSAFQAITPDYEQRVGVKLLAEAAPSMGATPQTIPNRLARREPADVVLMVSSALDKLIKDGQVDPKTRVDIGKSYIAMAVRHGAPKPDISTMEAFKQTLLNAKSIAYSDSASGVYLSRVLFNQMHIADRIKDRSQMIAALPVGESVARGEAEIGFQQLSELKPVEGIDIIGLIPDQAQQMTLYSAGVVSQSKHPEQAKALVDFLGSGAAAPAIKNSGLDPIAK, encoded by the coding sequence GTGAAAAAAATCATTCCGCTGTTGTTGTCCGCTGCCATCGGTTTCGCGCCTGCTGCCTTCGCCAAAGCCGTCGCCACCCCCGCTCCCGTGCAACTGATCGTGCTCAGCTCGGGCGGTGTCATGAGCGCTTTCCAAGCCATCACCCCGGATTACGAACAGCGCGTTGGCGTCAAGCTGCTGGCCGAAGCTGCGCCGTCCATGGGCGCGACGCCGCAGACAATCCCCAATCGGTTGGCGCGCCGCGAACCTGCCGACGTGGTGCTGATGGTGAGTTCTGCGCTGGACAAGTTAATCAAGGATGGTCAAGTCGACCCAAAAACCCGCGTGGACATTGGTAAGTCCTACATCGCCATGGCTGTCCGTCACGGCGCGCCGAAGCCTGATATCAGCACCATGGAGGCGTTCAAGCAAACCCTGTTAAACGCCAAAAGCATCGCTTATTCCGACAGCGCCAGCGGGGTTTACCTGTCACGTGTGCTGTTCAATCAGATGCACATCGCCGACCGCATCAAGGACAGGAGCCAGATGATCGCGGCGCTTCCGGTGGGAGAATCCGTTGCGCGGGGCGAGGCAGAAATAGGCTTTCAGCAATTGAGCGAATTGAAGCCGGTAGAGGGCATCGACATTATCGGTCTGATCCCAGATCAGGCTCAGCAGATGACCCTTTACTCGGCAGGCGTCGTCAGCCAGAGCAAACACCCGGAGCAGGCCAAGGCACTTGTCGACTTTTTGGGATCAGGCGCAGCAGCACCGGCGATTAAAAACAGCGGGCTAGATCCAATCGCCAAGTAA
- a CDS encoding metallophosphoesterase family protein, giving the protein MKIGLISDTHGLLRPQALEALHGCDHIVHAGDIGKPEILEALRLIAPLTVVRGNNDKDDAWAADVPFEATLRAGEVAIYVTHILADVPKMLAQDVRVVVTGHSHKPLQQHRDGVLFINPGSAGPRRFKLPITVGVLHVEGMAVRGELIELSLT; this is encoded by the coding sequence ATGAAAATCGGATTGATCTCTGACACCCACGGCCTGCTAAGGCCGCAAGCACTGGAAGCCTTGCACGGGTGCGACCACATCGTCCACGCGGGGGACATCGGCAAGCCCGAGATCCTCGAAGCACTGCGGCTGATTGCGCCGTTGACTGTCGTGCGTGGCAATAACGACAAGGATGACGCCTGGGCTGCGGATGTGCCCTTCGAGGCCACGCTGCGAGCAGGCGAAGTGGCTATTTACGTCACGCATATTCTGGCGGACGTGCCTAAGATGTTGGCGCAAGACGTGCGGGTGGTCGTCACCGGGCATTCGCACAAGCCACTTCAGCAGCACCGGGACGGCGTGCTGTTCATCAACCCCGGCAGCGCTGGACCGCGCCGCTTCAAGCTGCCGATTACGGTGGGCGTGTTGCATGTCGAAGGCATGGCTGTGCGAGGCGAGTTGATCGAGCTGTCGCTGACCTGA
- a CDS encoding MFS transporter translates to MTQAASSSTRDFILVACALLIAMLGTTLPTPLYAIYQQHLGFDASWVTIIFSIYAAGVIAALLAVGSWSDQLGRRPLLGAGLLMGAISAVIFLYTDSIGGLLIGRLFSGFSAGIMTGTATVAVIELAPERWSKRATLIATAANMLGLGLGPLLAGLTSQHLPDPLHLIFYVHLAFLLLAAVGVLLARETVTRPPTLRLSIQKLSIPPSVRSVFISASIAGLAGFSVVGLFTCMVPSVMIQLMGQSSGLLIGAVIGLFFVASIIGQAALQWLPPQRHMTLGCLALIVGVMCLGLSIATEQLLLLGLAGFIAGMGQGMIFRAGMGAVSANSPPDHKAAVTSAYFVVMYISISVPVIAVGFSVHAFGLRHVGEFFASLVAVIALLAMISMKRVQARTSPAQANQRS, encoded by the coding sequence ATGACCCAGGCTGCATCATCTTCGACACGCGACTTCATTCTGGTGGCGTGTGCACTGTTGATCGCCATGCTGGGCACGACGCTGCCTACGCCGCTTTACGCCATTTATCAGCAGCACCTGGGTTTCGATGCGAGCTGGGTGACGATCATTTTTTCTATTTACGCAGCGGGCGTGATTGCCGCGTTGTTGGCTGTCGGCAGTTGGTCCGATCAGTTGGGGCGCAGGCCTCTGTTGGGCGCCGGATTGTTGATGGGCGCGATCAGCGCGGTGATTTTCCTGTACACCGACTCGATTGGCGGTCTGCTGATCGGGCGACTGTTTTCAGGGTTTTCCGCCGGAATCATGACCGGTACTGCCACCGTCGCGGTGATTGAGCTTGCGCCCGAACGCTGGAGCAAGCGCGCCACGCTGATCGCCACCGCCGCAAACATGTTGGGGCTGGGCCTGGGTCCGCTGTTGGCTGGCCTGACCTCGCAGCATTTACCTGATCCTCTGCACCTTATTTTCTACGTGCATCTGGCCTTCTTGTTATTGGCGGCAGTGGGCGTTCTTCTTGCCCGGGAGACGGTTACCCGCCCACCCACGCTGCGATTGAGTATCCAAAAGCTGTCTATTCCGCCTTCGGTGCGCAGTGTGTTCATTTCGGCTTCCATTGCGGGGCTTGCGGGGTTCAGCGTTGTCGGCCTGTTCACCTGCATGGTGCCGTCGGTGATGATCCAGCTGATGGGCCAGAGCAGCGGTTTGTTGATCGGGGCGGTGATCGGACTGTTCTTTGTCGCCTCGATCATAGGCCAGGCTGCGCTGCAATGGCTGCCACCGCAGCGGCACATGACGCTGGGATGTCTGGCGCTGATCGTCGGCGTGATGTGTCTGGGTCTGAGCATTGCCACCGAGCAGTTGCTGCTGTTGGGGTTGGCAGGCTTCATCGCGGGCATGGGGCAGGGCATGATTTTTCGGGCAGGCATGGGCGCGGTAAGCGCCAACAGCCCACCGGACCACAAGGCTGCCGTGACCTCCGCGTATTTTGTGGTGATGTACATCTCGATTTCCGTGCCGGTGATCGCTGTCGGATTTAGCGTCCACGCGTTTGGCTTGCGGCATGTGGGGGAGTTTTTTGCATCGCTGGTGGCGGTCATTGCCCTCTTGGCAATGATCAGCATGAAGCGCGTGCAGGCGCGCACTTCCCCTGCACAGGCCAATCAGCGCTCATGA